Proteins from a single region of Haloplanus sp. GDY1:
- a CDS encoding type I 3-dehydroquinate dehydratase: MEFDSFVLAAATADLDDEPAARPHADAVEFRMDLADDPLDALAAYDGDLPLVATNRDPAEGGEADGTEEERLGALTAATDFAAVEAVDVELSSLRESAGAAAAATARERDVRVVASVHDFEGTPPESRLDDLLADAAARGDVGKAAVTATDPGDALTVLSATHAATARGDRVATMAMGEAGRHTRAVAPLYGSKIGYAPVDPTEATAPGQFDLATLSTLIERLGGR, encoded by the coding sequence ATGGAGTTCGACTCGTTCGTACTCGCGGCGGCGACGGCCGACCTCGACGACGAACCGGCGGCCAGGCCCCACGCCGACGCCGTGGAGTTCCGGATGGACCTCGCGGACGACCCGCTCGACGCGCTGGCGGCGTACGACGGCGACCTGCCGCTCGTCGCGACGAACCGCGACCCGGCGGAGGGCGGCGAGGCCGACGGGACGGAGGAGGAACGCCTCGGCGCCCTGACGGCGGCGACCGACTTCGCGGCGGTCGAGGCGGTCGACGTCGAACTGTCGAGCCTGCGGGAGTCGGCCGGCGCGGCGGCCGCGGCGACGGCCCGGGAGCGCGACGTCCGCGTCGTCGCCTCGGTTCACGACTTCGAGGGGACGCCCCCTGAATCGCGGCTGGACGACCTGCTCGCGGACGCGGCGGCCCGCGGCGACGTGGGGAAGGCGGCGGTGACGGCGACCGACCCGGGCGACGCGCTGACCGTCCTCTCCGCGACGCACGCGGCGACGGCCCGCGGCGACCGGGTGGCGACGATGGCGATGGGCGAGGCCGGACGCCACACGCGCGCGGTCGCGCCGCTCTACGGGTCGAAAATCGGCTACGCGCCGGTCGATCCGACCGAGGCGACGGCGCCGGGGCAGTTCGATCTGGCGACGCTCTCGACGCTGATCGAGCGCCTCGGCGGGCGGTGA
- the thsA gene encoding thermosome subunit alpha has translation MSARTNQPLFILTEDTQRTQGRNAQESNIRAGKAVANAVRTTLGPRGMDKMLVDASGTVVVTNDGATILGEMDIEHPAAEMIVEVAETQEEAVGDGTTTAAVLAGELLVRAEDLLDGDVHPTVVVEGYDEAAGIALATIDDLILDADLDDDLLARVAESSMTGKGTGDVEADALSERVVAAVRHATDADGRIDRESVHIVPRTGASSGATRLVEGVVVDKDPVVDAMPRSVSDATVAVVDVKLDVRTGAVDTEYSITSVEQLDAAIAAEESELRGYATTLADAGVDVVFCTKSIDDRVANHLAREGILAFANVTGSDARAVARAVGARRLGSLTDFDADDLGHADAVDIERYGTDDLVVVEGGAAATAATLLVRGSTEHVVDELERAVTDAVDGVVAAAESGGVVPGAGATEIAVADAVRSAAAGVEGRKQLAVEAFAEAAEALPRTLAENAGMDPIDALVDLRARHEREGRAGVVAGGRTGTVADPVEHGIVDPAAVKREAVGSATEAATMILRIDDVIAAN, from the coding sequence ATGAGCGCTCGAACCAACCAGCCGCTGTTCATCCTCACCGAGGACACGCAGCGAACGCAGGGCCGAAACGCCCAGGAGTCGAACATCCGTGCGGGCAAAGCCGTCGCGAACGCGGTACGGACCACGCTCGGTCCCCGCGGGATGGACAAGATGCTCGTCGACGCCTCGGGCACCGTCGTCGTCACGAACGACGGGGCGACGATCCTCGGCGAGATGGACATCGAACACCCCGCCGCGGAGATGATCGTCGAGGTGGCCGAGACCCAAGAGGAGGCCGTCGGCGACGGGACGACCACGGCGGCCGTCCTCGCGGGCGAACTCCTCGTGCGCGCCGAGGACCTGCTCGACGGCGACGTCCACCCCACCGTCGTGGTCGAGGGGTACGACGAGGCGGCCGGCATCGCGCTCGCCACCATCGACGACCTGATCCTGGACGCGGACCTCGACGACGACCTGCTGGCACGGGTCGCGGAGTCGAGCATGACCGGCAAGGGGACGGGCGACGTGGAGGCCGACGCCCTCTCGGAGCGGGTCGTCGCCGCCGTCCGGCACGCCACCGACGCCGACGGCCGGATCGACCGCGAGAGCGTCCACATCGTCCCCCGGACGGGGGCGAGTTCGGGGGCGACTCGCCTCGTCGAGGGCGTCGTCGTCGACAAGGACCCCGTCGTCGACGCGATGCCCCGCTCGGTGAGCGACGCGACGGTCGCCGTCGTGGACGTGAAACTCGACGTGCGCACGGGCGCCGTCGACACCGAGTACTCCATCACGAGCGTCGAGCAACTGGACGCCGCCATCGCGGCCGAGGAGTCCGAACTCCGCGGCTACGCCACGACCCTCGCTGACGCCGGCGTCGACGTCGTCTTCTGCACCAAATCCATCGACGACCGGGTGGCGAACCACCTCGCCCGCGAGGGGATCCTCGCCTTCGCCAACGTGACGGGGAGCGACGCCCGCGCCGTCGCCCGCGCCGTCGGCGCCCGGCGCCTCGGCTCGCTGACCGACTTCGACGCCGACGACCTGGGCCACGCCGACGCCGTCGACATCGAGCGCTACGGGACCGACGACCTGGTGGTCGTCGAGGGCGGCGCGGCCGCGACGGCCGCGACTCTCCTCGTCCGCGGGAGCACCGAGCACGTCGTCGACGAACTCGAACGCGCCGTCACCGACGCGGTGGACGGCGTCGTCGCCGCCGCCGAGTCCGGCGGGGTCGTCCCCGGTGCGGGGGCGACCGAAATCGCCGTCGCGGACGCCGTCCGGAGCGCGGCCGCGGGCGTCGAGGGCCGGAAACAGCTGGCGGTCGAGGCCTTCGCCGAGGCGGCGGAGGCGCTGCCGCGCACCTTGGCCGAGAACGCGGGCATGGACCCCATCGACGCGCTGGTCGACCTCCGCGCGCGCCACGAGCGCGAGGGCCGGGCCGGCGTCGTCGCCGGCGGCCGCACGGGGACGGTCGCCGATCCGGTGGAACACGGGATCGTCGACCCCGCCGCGGTGAAGCGGGAGGCCGTCGGCTCGGCCACCGAGGCCGCGACGATGATCCTCCGCATCGACGACGTGATCGCTGCCAACTGA
- a CDS encoding class I SAM-dependent methyltransferase, which yields MKGEEWYQTDEVAQEYDAKRFSRGGRLIDRREKRAVLEAMNPIEDRTVLEIACGTGRFTVMLAERGADIVGLDISSAMMAQGREKARAAGVTDHIEFLRGDAARLPFPDDHFDTVFAMRFFHLADTPAKFLAEMCRVSKEQVFFDTFNDRSTRVLYNWLLPMGSRLYGREEVERLIDGAGLTLDDASHDFVLPYGFYRKIPNRLAGAFRRLDTGIGDTPLGTHLASVSYWNAHV from the coding sequence GTGAAAGGAGAGGAGTGGTATCAGACGGACGAAGTCGCCCAGGAGTACGACGCGAAGCGGTTTTCGCGTGGTGGGCGACTGATCGACCGCCGGGAAAAGCGGGCCGTCCTCGAAGCCATGAATCCGATCGAGGACCGGACGGTGCTCGAGATCGCCTGCGGGACGGGTCGGTTCACCGTCATGCTGGCCGAGCGCGGGGCCGACATCGTCGGTCTGGACATCTCCTCGGCCATGATGGCGCAGGGACGGGAGAAGGCCCGGGCGGCCGGGGTGACCGACCACATCGAGTTCCTCCGCGGCGACGCGGCGCGGCTGCCCTTCCCGGACGACCACTTCGACACCGTCTTCGCGATGCGCTTTTTCCACCTCGCGGACACCCCCGCGAAGTTCCTCGCGGAGATGTGCCGCGTCTCGAAGGAGCAGGTGTTCTTCGACACGTTCAACGACCGCAGCACGCGGGTCCTCTACAACTGGCTGCTCCCGATGGGGTCGCGCCTCTACGGTCGCGAGGAGGTCGAACGCCTCATCGACGGGGCGGGCCTGACGCTCGACGACGCCAGCCACGACTTCGTCCTCCCCTACGGCTTCTACCGGAAGATTCCCAATCGGCTCGCGGGCGCGTTCCGGCGCCTCGACACCGGGATCGGCGACACCCCCCTGGGAACCCACCTCGCCTCCGTCTCGTACTGGAACGCCCACGTGTAG
- a CDS encoding helical backbone metal receptor: MHPDAVATGVPPRRVVSLSPAATATLRELGAADRLVGVTSHCRVDDGDPAVLGGWLNPDLDRLAALDPDLVCTGDALQAEVRDAIRDRGLDVHHTDATTLDGVIEGFAALGRAVGRPDAGERLAARSRERLDRLRERTSGERPTVYCEEWADPPMAAGNWVPEVVAAAGGRYPFVDPGERSRRVERSAVEAADPDHAVLHLCGRGTDVDPATITDRDWDVGPAVHVVDDALLNQPSPNLIDGAERLADLF; the protein is encoded by the coding sequence ATGCACCCCGACGCCGTGGCTACGGGCGTGCCCCCACGCCGCGTCGTCTCGCTGTCCCCGGCGGCCACCGCCACGCTCCGCGAACTCGGCGCCGCCGACCGCCTCGTCGGCGTCACGAGCCACTGCCGGGTCGATGACGGCGATCCGGCGGTCCTCGGCGGGTGGTTGAACCCCGACCTCGATCGGCTGGCGGCGCTCGATCCGGACCTCGTCTGCACCGGCGACGCCCTGCAGGCCGAGGTGCGCGACGCCATCCGGGACCGGGGCCTCGACGTCCACCACACCGACGCCACGACGCTCGACGGCGTGATCGAGGGCTTCGCCGCCCTCGGGCGGGCGGTCGGCCGTCCCGACGCCGGGGAGCGGCTGGCCGCCCGGAGTCGGGAGCGACTGGACCGACTCCGCGAGCGGACGTCCGGGGAGCGACCGACCGTCTACTGCGAGGAGTGGGCCGACCCGCCGATGGCCGCCGGCAACTGGGTGCCGGAGGTGGTCGCCGCGGCCGGCGGCCGCTACCCCTTCGTCGACCCCGGCGAGCGCTCCCGGCGAGTCGAGCGGTCGGCGGTCGAGGCGGCCGATCCGGACCACGCCGTCCTCCACCTCTGCGGGCGGGGGACCGACGTCGACCCCGCGACGATCACCGACCGCGACTGGGACGTCGGCCCCGCGGTCCACGTCGTCGACGACGCCCTCCTGAACCAGCCGAGTCCGAACCTGATCGACGGCGCCGAGCGGCTGGCGGACCTGTTCTAG
- a CDS encoding SAM hydrolase/SAM-dependent halogenase family protein produces MITLASDFGSPYPAAMRGVLLRECEARLVDVSHDLPRGAVRESAFWLRETLPTFPPATHLAVVDPGVGTDRGVLVGRAAGHTFVGPDNGLLVPAARAVADDGVDWFHADPGDPDSTTFHGRDVFAPLAAAIHEAVRSRGVGALDAHGRLSPAEPTDLCLPEATVEGDAASGEVLAVDDFGNVVTNVPGSVLDRREAVTVDGDRVPVAETFASVDPGDPLVTVGSHGYVECDVNRGRGTEWFGLAVGDAVRIE; encoded by the coding sequence GTGATCACGCTCGCCTCCGACTTCGGCTCCCCCTACCCGGCCGCGATGCGGGGCGTGCTCCTCCGGGAGTGCGAGGCCCGCCTCGTCGACGTGAGTCACGACCTCCCCCGCGGCGCGGTTCGGGAGTCGGCGTTCTGGCTCCGGGAGACCCTGCCGACCTTCCCGCCGGCGACCCACCTCGCGGTGGTCGACCCCGGCGTCGGCACCGATCGGGGCGTCCTGGTCGGCCGGGCGGCGGGCCACACGTTCGTCGGTCCGGACAACGGCCTCCTCGTCCCCGCCGCTCGGGCGGTCGCCGACGACGGCGTCGACTGGTTCCACGCGGACCCCGGCGACCCCGACTCCACGACGTTCCACGGGCGGGACGTGTTCGCCCCCCTCGCGGCGGCGATCCACGAGGCCGTCCGGTCACGCGGCGTCGGTGCCCTCGACGCACACGGCCGCCTGTCGCCGGCCGAGCCGACCGATCTGTGCCTCCCCGAGGCGACCGTCGAGGGCGACGCCGCGTCGGGCGAGGTCCTCGCCGTCGACGACTTCGGGAACGTCGTCACGAACGTTCCCGGGAGCGTCCTCGACCGGCGGGAGGCGGTGACGGTCGACGGCGACCGGGTGCCCGTCGCGGAGACGTTCGCGTCGGTCGATCCGGGCGACCCCCTCGTCACCGTGGGCAGTCACGGCTACGTCGAGTGCGACGTGAACCGGGGTCGCGGGACGGAGTGGTTCGGCCTCGCCGTCGGCGACGCCGTGCGGATCGAGTGA
- a CDS encoding DUF5788 family protein, giving the protein MQEFERKQLLERVNREGATVGASIPETIDVQGEEVDLQSFVFEIKRRDTVPKGERERVEQAKKNLRRERLQRLQRIEDGEVSYAEGERLVESIIGIDRALNALEALGPADLEREAEAQEAADRKRWMKFLRKALGHDDTSHNTRGRP; this is encoded by the coding sequence GTGCAAGAGTTCGAGCGCAAACAGCTCCTCGAACGCGTCAACCGCGAGGGGGCGACGGTGGGCGCGTCCATCCCCGAGACCATCGACGTGCAGGGTGAGGAGGTTGACCTCCAGTCGTTCGTCTTCGAGATCAAGCGCCGCGACACGGTGCCGAAAGGCGAGCGCGAGCGGGTCGAGCAGGCGAAGAAGAACCTCCGACGCGAGCGACTCCAGCGACTCCAGCGCATCGAGGACGGCGAGGTGAGCTACGCCGAGGGCGAGCGACTCGTCGAGAGCATCATCGGCATCGACCGCGCGCTCAACGCCCTCGAGGCGCTCGGTCCGGCCGACCTCGAACGCGAGGCCGAGGCCCAGGAGGCCGCCGACCGCAAGCGGTGGATGAAGTTCCTGCGGAAGGCGCTGGGCCACGACGACACCAGCCACAACACCCGGGGGCGGCCGTGA
- a CDS encoding DNA-methyltransferase — translation MRTTHELHVGDAAAMDDVADGSVPLVVTSPPYPMIDLWDDLFAARDGDVRAALEAGDGDAAFELMHAQLDAVWDEVERVLAPGGIACVNVGDATRSVGGDFQQFPNHARIVDALRARGLTPLPDVLWRKPTNSLAKFMGSGTLPPNAYVTLEHEYVLLFRKGGTRSFPPGDDRRYESAFFWEERNEWFSDLWEVRGEEQGLGGGDERRDRSAAFPVEIPLRLIRMFSVYGDQVLDPFAGTGTTALAAMLAGRESVGYDLDGDLFTALDDRVTDLPAASRRRVAERLERHRAAMADRDGGYDAEHYDFRVVTKGERRIRLYAVADVVERATAEGRRYVVDHDPVDGNDFTDDDGG, via the coding sequence ATGCGGACCACGCACGAACTCCACGTCGGCGACGCGGCCGCGATGGACGACGTCGCCGACGGGTCGGTCCCTCTCGTCGTCACGTCGCCCCCCTATCCGATGATCGACCTCTGGGACGACCTCTTCGCGGCGCGGGACGGGGACGTCCGCGCGGCCCTGGAGGCCGGCGACGGCGACGCCGCGTTCGAACTCATGCACGCCCAACTCGACGCCGTCTGGGACGAGGTCGAACGCGTCCTGGCGCCGGGCGGCATCGCCTGCGTCAACGTGGGCGACGCCACCCGGTCGGTCGGCGGCGACTTCCAGCAGTTCCCGAACCACGCGCGGATCGTCGACGCCCTCCGCGCCCGGGGGTTGACGCCGCTGCCCGACGTGCTCTGGCGCAAGCCCACGAACAGCCTCGCGAAGTTCATGGGCTCCGGGACGCTCCCGCCCAACGCCTACGTCACCCTCGAACACGAGTACGTCCTCCTCTTCCGGAAGGGGGGGACGCGCTCGTTCCCGCCGGGCGACGACCGCCGGTACGAGAGCGCCTTCTTCTGGGAGGAGCGCAACGAGTGGTTCTCCGACCTGTGGGAGGTTCGGGGCGAGGAGCAGGGGCTGGGCGGAGGCGACGAGCGCCGCGACCGCTCCGCGGCCTTTCCCGTCGAGATTCCGCTCCGCCTGATCCGGATGTTCTCGGTGTACGGCGACCAGGTGCTCGACCCCTTCGCCGGAACGGGGACGACGGCGCTCGCGGCGATGCTCGCCGGCCGGGAGTCGGTGGGGTACGACCTCGACGGCGACCTCTTCACCGCGCTCGACGACCGGGTGACCGACCTGCCGGCCGCCTCGCGCCGGCGCGTCGCGGAGCGACTGGAGCGACACCGGGCGGCGATGGCCGACCGGGACGGCGGGTACGACGCCGAACACTACGACTTTCGGGTCGTGACGAAGGGAGAGCGACGGATTCGGCTGTACGCCGTCGCCGACGTGGTCGAGCGAGCGACCGCCGAGGGTCGGCGCTACGTCGTCGACCACGACCCGGTCGACGGGAACGACTTTACCGACGACGACGGTGGGTGA
- a CDS encoding flippase-like domain-containing protein → MDRSGDRPRTEVSVVLPAYNEAPTIEATVETTLSTLGDFLPPGTFEVLVAEDGCDDRTPEIVDRLAAADDRIRHVHSDERLGRGGALERAFSAARGDTLVYFDTDLATDMRHLEELVGRVRSGGADVATGSRWMPGRVADRPARRGVPSRVYNGLVRLVLRSPLRDHQCGFKALSRDAFERLQGRIEDEHWFWDTELLIRAQRAGLEVAEFPVEWEPKGDTKVDLVRDVFGMGSQILRLWWQVSVSPRITRRVSVGAGALLTLLALALMTLYLDPQAVLDELEGADLRLVGLAGGVYLLSWPLRGGRYRDILSELGYRERLGFLTGAVFISQTGNLVFPARAGDGVRAYVMKARRGIPYPTGFASLAVERVFDLLTITLLGGSVLVGYVLTGSMGAVVATLSGSVPGVDPRSARVALTVAAGVAAAAVVAVAAIVVSARREGSLIRRVVTRVSSDSYADYVAGVLESFVADVQAVAADRGAFGRIGASSLVIWALDVVTAILVLAAFDVALATPTLVAVGFFAVSVGNLAKVLPLSPGGIGLYEAAFTLLVAGLTPVTGATAFGAAVLDHAVKNLVTVAGGLVSMLALNVSLTTAVDETGSAEPDADPETVD, encoded by the coding sequence ATGGATCGTTCCGGCGACCGGCCGCGAACCGAGGTCAGCGTCGTCCTCCCCGCGTACAACGAGGCGCCGACCATCGAGGCGACGGTCGAGACGACGCTCTCGACGCTCGGCGACTTCCTCCCGCCCGGAACCTTCGAGGTGCTCGTCGCGGAGGACGGCTGTGACGACCGCACGCCGGAGATCGTGGATCGGCTCGCCGCCGCCGACGACCGGATCCGTCACGTCCACAGCGACGAGCGACTGGGCCGCGGGGGCGCGCTCGAACGCGCGTTCTCGGCCGCCCGGGGCGACACGCTCGTCTACTTCGACACCGACCTCGCCACGGACATGCGCCACCTGGAGGAACTGGTCGGGCGGGTCCGCTCCGGCGGGGCCGACGTGGCGACCGGGTCGCGGTGGATGCCCGGCCGCGTCGCCGACCGCCCGGCCAGGCGGGGCGTCCCCTCCCGGGTCTACAACGGCCTCGTCCGTCTGGTCTTGCGCTCGCCGCTCCGCGACCACCAGTGCGGGTTCAAGGCGTTGAGCCGCGACGCCTTCGAGCGCCTCCAGGGTCGGATCGAGGACGAACACTGGTTCTGGGACACCGAGCTACTGATCCGCGCACAGCGGGCCGGTCTGGAGGTTGCGGAGTTCCCCGTCGAGTGGGAGCCGAAGGGCGACACCAAGGTGGACCTCGTCCGCGACGTCTTCGGGATGGGGAGTCAGATCCTCCGGCTCTGGTGGCAGGTGTCGGTGAGCCCCCGGATCACCCGCCGGGTGAGCGTCGGCGCGGGGGCGCTCCTGACGCTGCTCGCGCTCGCCCTGATGACGCTGTATCTCGACCCGCAGGCGGTGCTGGACGAACTGGAGGGTGCCGACCTCCGACTGGTCGGCCTCGCGGGCGGCGTCTACCTCCTGTCGTGGCCGCTCCGCGGCGGTCGGTACCGCGACATCCTCTCGGAACTCGGCTACCGCGAGCGCCTCGGCTTCCTGACCGGCGCGGTGTTCATCAGCCAGACCGGCAATCTCGTGTTCCCGGCGCGGGCGGGCGACGGCGTGCGCGCGTACGTGATGAAGGCTCGCCGAGGCATCCCCTATCCGACCGGCTTCGCCTCGCTGGCCGTCGAGCGAGTGTTCGACCTGCTGACGATCACGTTACTGGGGGGAAGCGTCCTCGTCGGCTACGTCCTCACCGGCTCGATGGGAGCGGTGGTAGCGACGCTCTCCGGGAGCGTCCCCGGCGTCGATCCGCGGAGCGCCCGGGTCGCGCTGACGGTGGCCGCGGGCGTCGCCGCCGCGGCCGTCGTCGCCGTCGCGGCCATCGTCGTCTCCGCACGCCGGGAGGGGAGCCTGATCCGCCGGGTCGTCACCCGCGTCAGTTCCGACTCCTACGCCGACTACGTGGCGGGCGTCCTCGAGTCGTTCGTCGCGGACGTCCAGGCCGTCGCCGCCGACCGCGGTGCGTTCGGCCGGATCGGTGCGAGCAGCCTCGTCATCTGGGCGCTGGACGTCGTGACCGCGATTCTCGTCCTCGCGGCCTTCGACGTGGCGCTGGCGACGCCGACGCTCGTCGCCGTCGGCTTCTTCGCGGTCAGCGTCGGCAACCTCGCGAAAGTGTTACCCCTCTCGCCGGGCGGCATCGGCCTCTACGAGGCGGCCTTCACCCTCCTCGTCGCGGGGCTGACGCCCGTGACCGGCGCCACCGCCTTCGGGGCCGCGGTGCTGGATCACGCCGTGAAGAACCTCGTCACCGTCGCCGGGGGCCTGGTCTCGATGCTCGCGCTCAACGTCTCGCTGACGACCGCGGTGGACGAGACGGGGAGCGCGGAGCCGGACGCGGACCCCGAGACGGTCGACTAG
- a CDS encoding zinc ribbon domain-containing protein: MVDTERRALIAVAVSVAGAAFGIGGAGHAYLREWGRAFVWFSFVLGAGLVLVASFADPETATLSTLPLRVTGPVLLLLALNTVDAYVVARRGSGGSAMGTAERAEEPTVSCPSCGRDLDPELSFCPWCAGSTEEE; encoded by the coding sequence ATGGTCGACACGGAACGGCGAGCCCTGATCGCGGTGGCGGTCAGCGTCGCCGGCGCCGCGTTCGGAATCGGCGGGGCGGGCCACGCCTACCTCCGGGAGTGGGGGCGCGCGTTCGTGTGGTTCTCGTTCGTCCTCGGCGCGGGACTGGTGCTGGTCGCCTCGTTCGCGGATCCGGAGACGGCGACGCTGTCGACGCTCCCGCTTCGGGTGACCGGCCCGGTCCTCCTGTTGCTCGCGTTGAACACGGTCGACGCGTACGTCGTCGCGCGGCGCGGCAGCGGCGGGTCCGCGATGGGGACCGCGGAGCGGGCCGAGGAGCCGACCGTCTCGTGTCCCTCCTGTGGACGGGACCTGGACCCGGAGCTATCCTTCTGTCCGTGGTGTGCCGGGTCGACTGAGGAGGAGTAA
- a CDS encoding glycosyltransferase family 2 protein, with product MELSVVIPTLNGRDHLAASLDTLAAHAPDAEVVVVNGPSTDGTTGMVRDRDDVDVLVEVSTRTENVARNAGLEVATGDAVAFLRYDLVIEPTWLGALTDGLADASVVTGPTHRTLGGGMTTEQSERRTVGSREVAYFNGGNVAFRRAALDALDGFDEYLETGGDRDAAHRLAGLDYDVAWRPEMCVRREYSADGGITDGDRGAEFRALAYRLVKNYGVRPAAAAGTTRRALGDAVAAGRDVLRGDLDPTEWFATGRAVVGGVARGGADGLIARVKDRSPARNPHGVSDRSDRAVTRYDWR from the coding sequence ATGGAGCTCTCGGTAGTGATACCGACCCTCAACGGTCGGGACCACCTCGCGGCGAGCCTCGACACCCTCGCCGCCCACGCCCCGGACGCCGAGGTGGTCGTCGTCAACGGCCCGTCGACCGACGGCACTACCGGGATGGTTCGCGACCGCGACGACGTGGACGTGCTGGTGGAGGTGTCCACCCGCACCGAGAACGTCGCCCGCAACGCGGGGCTGGAGGTCGCCACCGGCGACGCGGTGGCCTTCCTCCGATACGACCTCGTGATCGAACCGACGTGGCTCGGCGCCCTGACCGACGGGCTGGCCGACGCGTCGGTCGTCACCGGCCCCACTCACCGCACCCTCGGCGGCGGGATGACCACCGAGCAGTCGGAGCGACGAACCGTCGGCTCCCGCGAGGTCGCCTACTTCAACGGCGGCAACGTGGCGTTCCGGCGCGCGGCCCTCGACGCCCTCGACGGCTTCGACGAGTACCTCGAAACCGGCGGGGACCGCGACGCCGCTCACCGCCTGGCCGGCCTCGACTACGACGTTGCCTGGCGCCCCGAGATGTGCGTCCGTCGGGAGTACTCCGCCGACGGCGGCATCACCGACGGCGACCGCGGCGCGGAGTTCCGGGCCCTGGCCTACCGACTCGTGAAGAACTACGGGGTCCGACCGGCCGCGGCGGCCGGCACGACCCGACGCGCCCTCGGGGACGCCGTCGCCGCCGGCCGGGACGTCCTCCGCGGTGACCTCGACCCGACCGAGTGGTTCGCCACCGGCCGGGCCGTCGTCGGGGGCGTCGCCCGCGGCGGCGCCGACGGGCTGATCGCCCGCGTCAAGGACCGCTCGCCCGCCCGCAACCCGCACGGCGTCTCCGACCGGTCGGATCGCGCCGTCACCCGCTACGACTGGCGCTGA
- a CDS encoding DUF21 domain-containing protein: MNALDSTVGSALVVLALLAASAFFSSTEIAVFSLSREWLADRVTAGDRRAAILTDLREDPHRLLVTLLVGNNVVNVAISSILAVLLANHFPEGVAVALTTVVASSVVLVFGEILPKSYGLGNAEEWALRAARPVRVVERVLLPAVAVFDFVTRRAGVALGGDPDIEEPYTDTGEGAK, encoded by the coding sequence ATGAACGCGCTCGATTCGACGGTCGGGAGTGCCCTCGTCGTGCTGGCGTTGCTGGCGGCGAGTGCCTTCTTCTCCAGCACCGAAATCGCGGTCTTCTCGCTCTCGCGGGAGTGGCTCGCCGACCGCGTGACCGCCGGCGACCGCCGGGCGGCCATCCTGACCGACCTCCGCGAGGACCCCCATCGGCTGCTGGTGACGCTGCTCGTCGGCAACAACGTCGTCAACGTCGCCATCTCCAGCATCCTCGCGGTGCTGCTCGCGAACCACTTCCCCGAGGGCGTCGCCGTCGCCCTGACGACGGTCGTCGCCAGCAGCGTCGTCCTCGTGTTCGGCGAGATCCTGCCGAAGTCCTACGGCCTCGGCAACGCCGAGGAGTGGGCGCTCCGGGCCGCGCGGCCGGTCCGGGTCGTCGAGCGCGTCCTCCTGCCCGCCGTCGCCGTCTTCGACTTCGTCACCCGCCGGGCGGGCGTCGCCCTCGGCGGCGACCCGGACATCGAGGAGCCGTACACGGACACGGGCGAAGGAGCGAAGTGA
- a CDS encoding winged helix-turn-helix transcriptional regulator: protein MSTTAADSTGDDRLTTTEYRERLRELPPSAKLVAKVLESESPLSQGQLAEESLLPDRTVRYALNRLEESDIVGSRYSFKDARKQVYYLRT from the coding sequence ATGAGCACCACAGCGGCGGACTCCACGGGCGACGATCGGCTGACGACGACCGAATACCGCGAGCGCTTGCGCGAACTCCCCCCGAGCGCGAAACTGGTCGCCAAGGTGCTCGAGAGCGAGTCGCCGCTCTCGCAGGGGCAACTCGCCGAGGAGTCGCTGCTGCCCGACCGGACCGTGCGCTACGCGCTGAACCGACTCGAGGAGTCGGACATCGTCGGCTCCCGCTACAGTTTCAAGGACGCCCGCAAGCAGGTCTACTACCTGCGCACGTAG